From a region of the Halomonas sp. HL-93 genome:
- a CDS encoding alpha/beta fold hydrolase: MTDATPVDLHYLDQPSDEHPDAIPLVVIHGLLGSADNWRSHLKTWQTSRRVIAVDLRNHGRSPHAAGMSYAQMSADVVDVMDKLSLARVHLLGHSMGGKVAISLARQHPERVASLVVADIAPVAYQHGHDDVFAALERVREGQPANRREADDLLAEHVDSRPTRLFLATNLVRAEQGGLTLRVGLDHIRQDYERIIGLPSGDAAYNGPTLVLRGDESPYVTDAMLPALREILPTARVVTLKQAGHWLHADQPAAFQQSVDAFLTAQTP, encoded by the coding sequence ATGACTGATGCCACGCCAGTAGATTTGCATTATCTGGACCAGCCATCGGATGAGCACCCCGATGCCATTCCCCTGGTGGTGATTCATGGGCTTCTGGGGAGTGCCGACAACTGGCGCTCGCATCTCAAGACGTGGCAGACCTCGCGTCGAGTGATTGCGGTCGACTTGCGCAATCATGGTCGCTCGCCCCATGCGGCAGGTATGAGTTACGCGCAGATGAGCGCTGACGTAGTTGATGTAATGGATAAGCTATCGCTTGCTCGCGTACATCTACTGGGGCACTCAATGGGCGGTAAGGTGGCCATTAGCTTAGCGCGCCAACATCCTGAGCGTGTCGCTTCGCTGGTGGTAGCTGACATTGCTCCAGTGGCCTACCAGCACGGCCATGATGATGTCTTTGCTGCGTTAGAGCGCGTTAGAGAAGGGCAGCCTGCTAATCGGCGAGAAGCTGATGATTTACTCGCTGAACACGTCGATTCTCGTCCAACCCGGCTCTTTCTTGCCACCAATCTGGTGCGCGCAGAGCAAGGCGGGCTCACGCTGCGCGTCGGCTTGGATCATATCCGCCAAGACTACGAAAGGATTATCGGATTGCCATCGGGGGACGCTGCTTATAATGGGCCAACGCTGGTGCTGCGCGGCGATGAGTCGCCCTACGTGACCGACGCCATGCTGCCAGCGCTGCGTGAGATACTCCCCACCGCGCGGGTCGTGACGCTAAAGCAAGCCGGGCACTGGTTACATGCCGATCAACCCGCCGCCTTTCAGCAGTCAGTCGACGCGTTTTTGACAGCACAAACACCCTGA
- a CDS encoding propionyl-CoA synthetase encodes MRRYQQIYQQSIEQPEHFWAEQAKRIPWFTPPATILSYDEQQHARWFSDGEMNLCYAALDYHVEQGRGEQTAIFWDSPVTQAQQTITYRQLLERVATFAGVLKQLGVEKGDRVVIYMPMIPEAVVAMYACARLGAIHSVVFGGFAPHELAARIEDAAPKVVVAASCGIEAGNVVAYKPIIDQALALSPHQPDACIIKVRPECEVEFNERDYDWETLVSQATPADCVPVKGTDPLYVLYTSGTTGKPKGIVRDTAGYAVALAYSMEAIYALAPGDVFFTASDVGWVVGHSYIVYGPLLHGCSTVLYEGKPVKTPDAGSFWRLIEKYSVTSFFSAPTAFRAIKKEDPDAHWLAKYDISSLKHLYVAGERLDPPTYHWLNDLLDVPVIDHWWQTETGWPIAANLPGIEAMPTKAGSATVPVPGFNVQVLNRDGQQAAPMEQGSVVIKQPMPPGCLTGVWGDPKRFHSAYMAAFPGYYLTGDGGFFDEQGYLFIMGRTDDVINVAGHRLSTGEMEEVVGGHPAVAECAVIGIHDDLKGQLPVGFVIPKDGYIEGEAALEAALIARVREQIGPIACFKHVIVVDRLPKTRSGKILRKLLRNLADGQEVGIPSTIDDPTSVDDVYRAMRDHQVGSANKTPPLV; translated from the coding sequence ATGCGTCGCTACCAGCAGATTTATCAGCAATCTATCGAGCAGCCCGAGCACTTCTGGGCTGAACAGGCTAAGCGAATCCCATGGTTCACACCGCCTGCGACCATTTTGAGCTACGACGAACAGCAGCATGCACGCTGGTTTTCCGACGGTGAAATGAATCTTTGCTACGCGGCACTGGATTACCATGTCGAGCAAGGCCGTGGCGAACAAACTGCTATCTTCTGGGACTCTCCAGTGACCCAGGCTCAGCAAACCATTACTTATCGCCAGCTACTGGAGCGGGTGGCCACCTTTGCAGGCGTGCTTAAGCAGTTAGGGGTCGAGAAAGGCGACCGTGTTGTCATTTATATGCCGATGATTCCGGAAGCCGTGGTCGCCATGTACGCCTGTGCCCGACTGGGTGCGATTCACTCTGTCGTGTTTGGCGGCTTTGCACCCCATGAGCTGGCAGCGCGTATTGAAGACGCTGCGCCCAAGGTGGTCGTCGCGGCATCCTGCGGTATCGAGGCAGGCAACGTCGTGGCTTATAAGCCAATCATTGATCAAGCACTTGCATTAAGCCCGCATCAGCCGGATGCCTGCATTATTAAAGTCCGCCCTGAGTGCGAGGTTGAGTTTAATGAGCGGGATTACGATTGGGAAACGCTCGTCAGCCAAGCCACCCCCGCTGACTGTGTGCCGGTAAAAGGGACTGACCCGCTTTACGTGCTGTACACCTCAGGCACGACGGGAAAACCTAAGGGCATTGTGCGGGATACTGCCGGCTACGCCGTTGCACTGGCTTATTCCATGGAGGCTATCTATGCCTTGGCGCCTGGCGATGTGTTCTTTACCGCATCGGATGTTGGCTGGGTCGTAGGGCATTCCTATATTGTTTACGGCCCACTGCTGCATGGATGTTCGACAGTGCTGTATGAGGGCAAACCGGTTAAAACACCCGATGCAGGGAGTTTTTGGCGGCTTATCGAAAAATATAGCGTCACCAGCTTCTTTAGTGCACCGACTGCCTTTCGTGCGATTAAAAAAGAAGACCCAGACGCTCATTGGCTGGCAAAGTACGACATCAGTAGTCTCAAGCATCTTTATGTGGCAGGTGAGCGGCTTGATCCACCGACCTATCATTGGCTGAATGACCTGCTCGACGTCCCGGTCATCGACCATTGGTGGCAAACTGAAACCGGTTGGCCCATTGCCGCTAATCTGCCAGGTATCGAAGCCATGCCCACCAAGGCTGGATCAGCCACCGTGCCCGTGCCCGGTTTTAATGTCCAAGTACTGAACCGGGATGGTCAGCAGGCCGCGCCCATGGAGCAGGGTAGTGTGGTCATCAAGCAACCGATGCCACCGGGCTGCTTAACGGGTGTTTGGGGTGACCCAAAGCGCTTTCACTCTGCCTACATGGCTGCGTTTCCGGGCTATTACTTAACCGGCGACGGCGGTTTTTTTGATGAGCAAGGCTATCTGTTCATCATGGGGCGCACCGATGATGTCATTAACGTCGCAGGGCACCGGCTTTCCACCGGCGAGATGGAAGAAGTCGTTGGCGGCCACCCGGCAGTTGCAGAGTGCGCGGTGATCGGGATCCATGATGACCTAAAGGGGCAATTGCCCGTCGGCTTTGTGATTCCCAAAGATGGCTATATAGAAGGTGAAGCGGCCTTGGAGGCCGCTTTAATTGCCCGTGTTCGGGAGCAAATTGGCCCGATTGCCTGTTTTAAACACGTTATCGTCGTGGACCGTCTGCCCAAAACACGCTCGGGGAAAATTCTGCGTAAACTGTTGCGCAACCTGGCCGATGGTCAGGAGGTGGGCATCCCCTCCACGATTGATGACCCCACCAGCGTGGATGATGTATATCGCGCCATGCGTGACCATCAGGTCGGTAGTGCGAATAAGACGCCTCCACTTGTCTAA
- the dnaQ gene encoding DNA polymerase III subunit epsilon, whose product MRQVILDTETTGIDPKDGHRLVEIGAVEMVNRRYTGRTYHQYINPERHIDAEVVAVHGIDDAKVANEPVFAQVADDFWAFIEGAELVIHNAPFDVGFIDHELKMLKGRAQPLGPVRDHCRILDTLVMARKMHPGQRNSLDALCKRYDIDNGHRVLHGALLDAEILADVYLAMTGGQTALTLDAEANQSQRSDAPAESGLSIQRMTLTPGQLRVIAPNDEERRAHQAKCQAHQLRWSEGTVSDA is encoded by the coding sequence ATGCGCCAAGTCATATTGGATACAGAAACGACGGGGATCGATCCTAAAGATGGCCATCGTTTGGTGGAAATTGGTGCCGTGGAAATGGTCAACCGGCGTTATACCGGCCGTACTTACCACCAATATATCAACCCAGAGCGCCATATCGATGCTGAGGTAGTCGCCGTTCACGGCATTGATGACGCCAAAGTCGCCAACGAGCCGGTATTTGCGCAGGTGGCCGATGACTTTTGGGCATTCATCGAAGGCGCGGAATTGGTCATTCATAACGCGCCTTTCGATGTGGGATTCATTGATCATGAGTTGAAAATGCTCAAGGGCCGTGCACAACCACTAGGTCCTGTCAGGGATCATTGCCGTATTCTTGATACGCTAGTCATGGCCAGAAAAATGCACCCTGGCCAGCGCAACAGTCTTGATGCGCTATGCAAACGTTACGATATTGATAACGGTCATCGCGTATTACACGGCGCACTGCTAGATGCCGAGATCCTGGCTGATGTTTATTTGGCCATGACGGGAGGGCAAACGGCGCTAACGCTGGATGCGGAAGCTAATCAATCTCAGCGCAGTGATGCACCCGCTGAATCAGGGCTTTCGATTCAACGGATGACGCTAACGCCTGGGCAGCTTAGGGTCATTGCGCCTAATGATGAAGAGCGTCGAGCACATCAGGCTAAATGCCAAGCGCACCAACTGCGTTGGAGTGAGGGCACGGTAAGCGATGCTTAG
- a CDS encoding methyltransferase domain-containing protein, whose product MSNSAATETLAKQLFASRAYWESEAGKSLWDSQRACLGPLVDSRSGGHSLEMAMGPTMMSMSGIAHTLQWAPNRKSAPHEQTLVCPAERLALPDRCLDVVVLHHWLEHLPDAHHTLQEAARVTSDSGILVLFGFNPIGVSGVVKQWRKRQGQYPWNGQWRTASRMGDWLAFVDFEVERVDYCCFRSWPGGRCVEHWESLGRRYNCPLGESYIVLAKRRQPRAPMQRIKFGLKSPVAANSLGATRTKND is encoded by the coding sequence ATGTCAAATTCAGCAGCGACAGAGACACTTGCCAAGCAGTTATTCGCGAGTCGAGCTTACTGGGAATCTGAGGCAGGCAAATCGTTATGGGATTCCCAGCGAGCCTGCCTGGGGCCCCTGGTTGACTCACGTTCTGGCGGCCATAGCCTTGAGATGGCCATGGGGCCTACGATGATGTCCATGTCGGGAATTGCACACACGCTTCAATGGGCGCCCAACCGAAAGAGTGCCCCCCACGAGCAGACGTTGGTTTGTCCAGCTGAACGATTGGCATTGCCTGATCGGTGCCTGGATGTTGTGGTGCTTCATCACTGGCTTGAGCACCTGCCGGATGCCCACCACACATTGCAAGAGGCCGCGCGCGTCACCTCTGATAGCGGTATTTTGGTGCTGTTTGGTTTCAATCCCATCGGCGTTAGCGGCGTGGTTAAGCAATGGCGCAAACGTCAAGGCCAATATCCCTGGAATGGGCAATGGCGCACGGCCAGCCGAATGGGTGACTGGTTAGCATTTGTCGACTTTGAGGTCGAACGCGTAGACTACTGCTGTTTTAGAAGCTGGCCTGGAGGGCGCTGCGTGGAGCATTGGGAGTCCCTGGGGCGGCGCTATAACTGTCCACTGGGAGAAAGCTATATAGTGTTGGCCAAGCGTCGCCAGCCCAGAGCGCCTATGCAACGCATCAAATTTGGTTTGAAATCTCCAGTAGCAGCAAATTCGCTTGGTGCGACACGCACCAAAAATGACTGA
- the gloB gene encoding hydroxyacylglutathione hydrolase gives MMSVTPIPALSDNYIWLLRQDTSQEVCVVDPGEALPVIEFLERESLSLSTVLITHHHPDHTDGLGELIKRYAPRVIGPKNPSINGVEERVGDGDEVRVMGRLFEVFETPGHTLDHISYFTPGIPPLLFCGDTLFCAGCGRLFEGTPEQMHAALKRLAALPEETFVFAAHEYTQANLRFASEADPENEDVKHALMECDKARALDRPTLPSTIGRELKINPYLRVGTESVRNAASKQGSIDNDLATFATLREWKNRY, from the coding sequence ATGATGAGCGTGACACCGATCCCCGCCTTAAGCGACAACTATATTTGGCTGCTTCGACAAGATACCAGCCAAGAAGTATGCGTGGTGGATCCAGGTGAAGCGCTTCCCGTTATTGAGTTTCTGGAGCGCGAGTCGTTATCGCTTAGCACTGTTTTGATCACCCATCACCACCCTGATCATACTGACGGGCTGGGAGAACTGATCAAGCGCTACGCTCCACGGGTAATCGGCCCGAAAAATCCTTCAATTAATGGTGTCGAAGAGCGCGTAGGCGATGGCGATGAAGTTCGCGTCATGGGCCGATTATTTGAAGTCTTTGAGACACCTGGGCATACGTTAGACCATATTAGTTATTTTACACCAGGGATTCCCCCACTGCTGTTTTGTGGTGACACCTTATTTTGCGCCGGTTGCGGTCGCCTCTTTGAGGGAACACCCGAGCAAATGCACGCGGCCTTAAAGCGTCTTGCGGCGCTACCCGAAGAAACCTTTGTTTTCGCCGCGCACGAATACACTCAGGCTAACCTTCGCTTTGCCAGCGAAGCAGATCCTGAGAACGAAGACGTCAAACACGCCTTAATGGAGTGTGATAAGGCGCGGGCCTTAGACCGCCCCACCTTACCCAGCACGATAGGACGCGAGCTGAAAATCAACCCCTATTTGCGCGTCGGCACCGAAAGTGTCCGTAATGCTGCAAGCAAACAGGGTTCTATTGATAATGATCTCGCAACGTTCGCCACTCTTCGCGAGTGGAAGAATCGTTACTAA
- a CDS encoding SCP2 sterol-binding domain-containing protein, translating to MSTNTLEKLQARFDPKAAQGIHEIFQFHFSDADSYYLDIQDGKLDVQQGEHDDPSVSLSLSTDTLKGIMNGDINGMTAFMTGKLKATGNVMLATKLTTLFPSE from the coding sequence ATGTCAACGAATACCCTCGAAAAGTTGCAGGCTCGCTTTGATCCGAAAGCAGCTCAGGGGATACATGAGATTTTCCAGTTTCATTTTTCTGATGCAGACAGTTATTACCTCGATATTCAGGATGGAAAACTCGACGTTCAACAGGGTGAGCATGATGATCCCTCCGTTAGCCTGAGTCTGAGCACAGATACGCTAAAAGGCATCATGAATGGTGATATCAACGGCATGACGGCATTTATGACGGGCAAGCTGAAAGCCACGGGTAACGTGATGCTGGCCACCAAGCTAACCACGCTATTCCCTAGCGAATAA
- the sohB gene encoding protease SohB has translation MNEWVVEIGTFIVQACIVVAVIGISVLLIARAKAEGERDLTLHVEPLHERRRSRARRLRLAATPAGIRKKLLKTFRREDKHRRKEKADTDTPNVWVLTFKGDMKASATEHFAQEISALIEVASPEDEVVICLESPGGLVHAYGLAAAQLDRLRDAGLTTTVCVDKVAASGGYLMACTAHHIKAAPFAVIGSIGVVAQIPNIHRLLKRHDVDVELLTAGKYKRTLTLLGENTDEGREKFLEDLENTHRLFKHYVGERRPDMDIDALATGEIWYGSEALDRKLVDSVGTSEAYLMERIAQAHVYRVKLEPPKTVGRKFGLAIASGVENAVLKGLSMLEATGWHRR, from the coding sequence GTGAACGAATGGGTAGTAGAAATTGGTACATTTATCGTACAAGCCTGCATTGTCGTCGCCGTTATCGGCATCAGCGTATTGCTTATCGCACGTGCTAAGGCGGAGGGTGAGAGAGATTTAACCTTGCATGTGGAACCGTTGCACGAAAGACGGCGAAGCCGGGCACGGCGCCTACGGCTGGCTGCAACGCCTGCAGGCATTCGCAAAAAGCTACTCAAAACGTTCCGGCGAGAAGATAAACATCGCCGTAAAGAAAAAGCTGATACTGACACTCCCAATGTGTGGGTACTAACGTTCAAGGGTGATATGAAAGCCTCAGCGACCGAGCATTTCGCCCAAGAAATTTCAGCGCTGATTGAAGTAGCCAGCCCTGAGGATGAGGTGGTGATTTGTCTTGAGTCCCCTGGCGGATTAGTTCATGCCTATGGGTTAGCGGCGGCCCAGCTTGACCGGCTTCGCGACGCGGGTCTTACGACTACCGTTTGCGTAGATAAAGTAGCCGCGAGTGGCGGCTACTTGATGGCTTGCACGGCGCACCACATCAAAGCGGCACCTTTTGCCGTGATTGGTTCGATTGGAGTGGTTGCTCAAATCCCTAATATTCACCGCTTGCTGAAGCGCCACGACGTGGACGTTGAACTGCTAACGGCTGGAAAGTACAAGCGCACACTTACCTTGCTGGGTGAAAACACCGATGAGGGACGTGAAAAATTCCTCGAAGATCTTGAGAACACGCATCGCTTGTTCAAGCATTATGTTGGCGAGCGTCGACCCGACATGGATATTGATGCCTTGGCGACGGGCGAAATTTGGTACGGCAGTGAGGCGCTTGATCGCAAGCTGGTGGATAGCGTCGGCACCAGTGAGGCGTATTTGATGGAGCGTATCGCACAAGCTCATGTATATCGCGTGAAGTTAGAGCCCCCCAAAACAGTGGGGCGTAAGTTTGGGCTGGCGATTGCAAGCGGTGTAGAGAACGCCGTGCTTAAAGGACTAAGTATGCTCGAAGCGACAGGCTGGCATCGTCGTTAG
- the rnhA gene encoding ribonuclease HI, translating into MTETERLPQVTVYTDGACRGNPGPGGWGVVLASGQHEKTLYGYEAQTTNNRMELMAAIMALRTLNKPCQVAIWTDSQYVRQGITQWIHNWRKRQWKTAAKQPVKNAELWKQLDAEAQRHQVEWHWVKGHSGHPGNEQADALANQAIDEATQRA; encoded by the coding sequence GTGACTGAAACAGAGCGGTTGCCTCAGGTAACCGTGTATACCGATGGAGCCTGCCGTGGAAATCCTGGCCCTGGCGGGTGGGGGGTTGTGCTGGCAAGTGGGCAGCATGAGAAAACCTTGTATGGGTATGAAGCACAGACGACCAATAACCGAATGGAATTAATGGCGGCTATTATGGCGTTGCGCACGTTGAATAAACCCTGCCAGGTGGCGATTTGGACGGATTCACAATACGTCCGCCAAGGCATTACACAGTGGATTCATAATTGGCGTAAGCGCCAATGGAAAACCGCCGCGAAACAACCCGTCAAAAACGCTGAGCTATGGAAGCAGCTAGATGCCGAAGCCCAGCGGCATCAGGTTGAGTGGCATTGGGTCAAAGGGCACAGCGGACACCCTGGCAATGAACAAGCCGATGCACTTGCAAACCAAGCCATTGATGAAGCAACACAACGCGCGTAG
- a CDS encoding ArsR/SmtB family transcription factor, with translation MSASTSAARLLEHNGHAIEAGTNLLKALANEKRLQILCLLARKELSVTQINQQLALSQSALSQHLAILRRDHLVETRRESQTIYYSLSSASAKAIITTLADHFAG, from the coding sequence ATGTCGGCTTCCACAAGTGCTGCACGCCTGCTTGAACACAATGGCCACGCCATTGAGGCGGGAACCAACTTATTAAAAGCCCTAGCCAATGAAAAAAGGTTGCAAATATTGTGCTTGCTTGCCAGGAAGGAACTGTCGGTAACGCAAATCAACCAGCAGCTGGCATTAAGCCAGTCGGCGCTTTCACAACACTTGGCGATTTTGCGACGTGACCATTTAGTGGAGACCCGGCGGGAATCACAAACGATTTATTATTCTCTTAGCAGTGCGAGCGCCAAGGCCATTATTACGACCTTGGCGGACCATTTTGCGGGATAA
- a CDS encoding 7-cyano-7-deazaguanine/7-aminomethyl-7-deazaguanine transporter, whose translation MFVLSDAQHRRCLAVMVAFHIGIIAASNYLVQLPFTLFGFHTTWGAFSFPFIFLATDLTVRLFGKEPARAIVLRVMLPALIVSYVVSVVFPQGRFAGIEALSDWNLFVARIALASFLAYVIGQLLDVQVFDRLRQWVWWVAPVFSTVLGNLADTFAFFSVAFYQSPDTFMATHWVEIAAVDYAIKLAISLLFFLPLYGLLLSWLTRRLVVWTDQADLAPRTA comes from the coding sequence ATGTTTGTTTTAAGCGACGCTCAGCACCGCCGTTGCCTCGCCGTGATGGTGGCGTTCCACATTGGTATTATCGCCGCCAGTAACTACCTCGTTCAGCTTCCGTTTACCCTGTTCGGCTTCCATACCACCTGGGGTGCTTTCAGCTTTCCATTCATTTTTTTGGCCACCGACTTGACCGTCCGACTGTTTGGCAAAGAGCCGGCTCGCGCTATTGTACTGCGCGTGATGCTCCCTGCGCTGATCGTCTCGTATGTGGTATCGGTGGTCTTTCCCCAAGGACGTTTCGCGGGTATAGAAGCGTTGAGTGACTGGAACCTGTTTGTCGCCCGTATCGCGCTGGCGAGCTTTTTGGCTTACGTTATTGGCCAGTTGTTAGATGTGCAGGTGTTTGATCGTTTGCGGCAGTGGGTTTGGTGGGTCGCCCCGGTGTTTTCTACCGTACTGGGCAACTTGGCCGATACTTTTGCATTTTTCTCAGTCGCGTTTTACCAAAGCCCAGACACCTTCATGGCTACCCATTGGGTTGAAATTGCCGCTGTCGATTACGCCATTAAGCTTGCCATCAGCCTGCTATTTTTCCTGCCACTTTATGGCCTGTTGCTATCATGGTTGACGCGCCGCTTGGTGGTCTGGACCGACCAGGCAGATCTCGCACCGCGTACAGCCTGA
- the nudC gene encoding NAD(+) diphosphatase yields the protein MLRREIPHQVHEGRVLYLSRSRLAPALPADGDVLTPLHPWQPWTSDMQPLCYWQDEPVALQLAAKPGDEWIDGRQWMGELPSEWYALLSTALQVGAWLENHRFCGRCGAEATKLATEFAMHCHACGHRNYPRISPCIITLVTSGEAMLLARSPRFPPGRYSTLAGFIEPGETAEEAVHREIFEEVGVHVSQLRYYQSQAWPFPHSLMLGFFAEATTRRIRIDEVEISDAAWFSPRQLPALPPVYSISRELIETHLARWR from the coding sequence ATGCTTAGAAGAGAGATACCCCATCAGGTACATGAAGGCCGCGTCCTATATCTCTCGCGTAGCCGGTTGGCACCTGCGTTACCTGCTGATGGCGATGTATTAACCCCGCTCCACCCTTGGCAGCCATGGACCAGCGACATGCAGCCGTTGTGTTATTGGCAGGACGAGCCGGTTGCGTTGCAATTGGCCGCTAAACCTGGGGATGAATGGATAGATGGGCGTCAATGGATGGGCGAGTTGCCATCGGAATGGTATGCGCTGTTATCAACGGCTTTGCAGGTCGGGGCATGGCTGGAAAATCATCGCTTTTGCGGCCGCTGTGGCGCCGAGGCCACTAAGCTGGCAACCGAGTTTGCGATGCATTGCCACGCCTGCGGCCATCGTAACTATCCACGAATTTCGCCCTGCATTATTACTCTGGTCACTAGTGGTGAGGCGATGTTGCTGGCTCGTAGCCCGCGTTTTCCGCCAGGCCGCTACTCGACCTTAGCCGGGTTTATTGAACCAGGTGAAACGGCCGAAGAGGCTGTGCATCGGGAGATTTTTGAGGAAGTCGGCGTTCATGTCAGCCAACTGCGGTACTACCAAAGCCAAGCGTGGCCATTTCCTCACTCACTAATGCTGGGCTTCTTTGCCGAGGCCACCACGCGGCGTATACGTATTGATGAGGTGGAAATTAGCGATGCGGCTTGGTTTTCACCACGCCAACTACCCGCCTTGCCGCCTGTGTACTCGATTTCTCGCGAATTGATTGAAACCCACTTAGCACGCTGGCGATAA
- a CDS encoding transglycosylase SLT domain-containing protein produces MTYRTIRQRLLLSAGSTVIMSLLLAAAANSQASATSYDTSPRATSTSSATNESRNARPSSFQMHFWEELMLEPQDAWGKLRESFHWREQSLPAEAQARVDEWIDHYRSRPENIVEITERASPWLAWITQQISERNLPGEMALIPFVESSFDPGARSHSGAAGLWQFMPGTGDALGLVRNGNYDGRLDVVSSTNAALDYLETQADQWYEGDLQLSVAAYNAGAGTVNKAKQRAESEGLTGEYWDLSLPQETMQYLPKLLAIATIIDDPERYDISLPEIHTEPAFAKVKLEHSVTLTEASQLLDVEKSALAELNPGLINGALNPSSAQTLLVPEDVDQQMLAELSNDSSNRQTATRDNAPDTYRVESGDSLSTIASRYNLSAQELMRLNAIDSPDALQAGQLLTLSER; encoded by the coding sequence ATGACGTATCGCACGATTCGCCAACGCCTATTATTAAGCGCCGGTAGTACAGTGATCATGAGCCTGCTTTTGGCAGCTGCGGCAAACTCGCAGGCCTCTGCGACTAGCTATGATACCTCTCCCCGCGCTACCTCAACGTCCAGCGCGACTAACGAGTCGCGTAACGCTCGCCCCTCATCTTTCCAAATGCATTTCTGGGAAGAACTTATGCTGGAGCCGCAGGATGCTTGGGGGAAACTGCGCGAAAGCTTCCACTGGCGTGAGCAATCGTTGCCCGCCGAGGCTCAAGCACGTGTAGATGAATGGATTGATCACTACAGATCACGCCCGGAAAACATTGTTGAAATCACCGAACGCGCAAGTCCATGGCTTGCCTGGATCACTCAGCAAATCAGTGAGCGCAATTTGCCGGGAGAGATGGCCCTCATTCCTTTCGTGGAAAGCTCATTTGACCCCGGCGCGCGCAGCCATAGTGGCGCTGCCGGGCTATGGCAGTTTATGCCCGGCACCGGCGATGCCTTAGGACTCGTGCGCAATGGGAACTACGATGGCAGACTGGACGTTGTCTCCTCAACCAATGCGGCGCTTGACTATCTCGAAACGCAGGCCGATCAGTGGTACGAAGGTGATTTGCAACTATCGGTCGCCGCCTACAACGCAGGCGCAGGTACGGTCAATAAAGCTAAGCAGCGCGCCGAGAGCGAGGGCCTAACCGGTGAATACTGGGATCTGAGCCTGCCTCAAGAGACCATGCAGTACCTGCCAAAATTGCTCGCTATTGCCACCATTATTGATGACCCAGAGCGCTACGACATCAGCTTGCCTGAAATTCATACGGAGCCCGCTTTTGCCAAGGTGAAGCTTGAGCATTCAGTTACCTTGACTGAAGCCTCCCAGCTATTGGACGTAGAAAAATCGGCGTTGGCTGAGCTCAATCCTGGTCTTATAAATGGTGCGCTCAACCCGTCAAGCGCTCAAACGCTGCTGGTTCCGGAAGACGTGGATCAACAAATGTTGGCTGAGCTTTCTAACGATAGTAGTAATCGTCAGACCGCTACCCGAGACAACGCGCCGGACACTTACCGTGTGGAAAGTGGCGACAGCTTATCGACAATCGCCAGTCGCTATAACCTGAGCGCCCAGGAGTTAATGCGCTTAAACGCGATTGACAGTCCGGATGCTTTACAAGCGGGTCAACTCCTGACACTTTCAGAACGTTGA